The sequence below is a genomic window from Bacteroidales bacterium MB20-C3-3.
TATTAACTGCGACCGGAGAAATGTCATTTACCTGATTTGATATCTCTCTCATTATGTACTCAAACTGTACCTTTTGAGACCTCTCTCTCAGAGTACTCATAAGTACAGAGTGGAACGAGCCTTTGGCAGCAGGATCAACAAGTACATTTATGCTTACTATTTCATCCAGAGGAATCTCTTCAATACCATTAAAGGCCCCTACAACAAATTTCTGTACATTCCCCCTAATCCTCTGAGTTGCATCCTCTGGTATAAAAATTCCTATCATATTGTCACCCGGTGAGATTCTCCCCTCCATCATAACAGGGCTCTGATACTGAGAAGCAGAGTCATGCTCAATGGCAAATAATCCGGATGACTCTATCTCTTTAACAACGGCCGCCCCAAGTTCGCCGGAATCACGGTTAACGAGCAAAAGGGGGATTTTGTTCCCTTTTACAAAATTAAGTGTGCTGTCCTGCAAATTTGCCATTAAAATGACTAGCAGAACAGGCATAAGGAACATTAGGATAATCCCTCCTACATCCCTTTTTAGCATAAGGTAATCCTTATAGAGCAGGTATTTTATCCTTCTATTCATATGTGTCTCGCATCTGTTTTCCGGTTAACTTAAAATAGAGGGCTTCCAGATTTTTACACTCTGGATTTGATTTTCCAAGTTCAGCTGGATTCCCCTCAAGTACAATTTTACCTCCGTCAATAAGACCAACAGTATCGCATATACATTCAGCCTCTTCAAGATAGTGAGATATAAAAAGAACGGTTGTGCCTTCACGATTGATTCTGATAAGCTCCTCCAGTATTAAATTCCTTGACTGAGCATCAACTCCAACCGTTGGTTCGTCTAGTATCAGAATCTTTGGTGTGTGAAGGAGCCCTGCAAGCAAATTTATTCTTCTTTTCATTCCCCCTGAGTATTGACTCAAAGGTCTATCAGCACTGTTCTCAAGGCCAAATCTCTCTAACAACTCATCAACCCTGTCATTGAGGATTTTACCCTCAACCCCGTACATTCCACCAATAATTCTCAGATTCTCTTTACCGGTTAACATTGGGAAAAGAGCTATCTCCTGCGGAACTAAACCAATTATTTTTTTAATTTCAGAAAGTTCAGCAGGTACACTTAACCCATCAACCAATACTCTGCCGGAATCAAACCTCTTAAGTCCACACAAAATATCAATTGTTGTAGTCTTACCGGCTCCATTTGGAGCTAACAAACCATAAAGGGATCCCTTTAAGATTTTAAGATTGAGACCATCCAGAGTAGGATTGGTTTTTCCTTTATACTTTTTTATTAGTCCCTCTGTAAATATTGCATGTTTTTCAGGCATTCTTCATAAGTTTTTCAAGTCCCCTGAATATTGACTCCTCTTTGTCTGCAATATTCATCAGTTTATCTGCCAATAAATTATAAGTCATTGTATCTCCGTCCCTCTTTTTAAACATTCTGGCGGCATTATACGAAAAATCTCGCCATAAATCTCCGGCTGCTGTCATCTCTTCAGAGTAATGCCTAAGTTCCGGCTTGTTCATAACTGAGGCAGCCTCCTGCAGAAATGCTGCATAGATAAATCTGAATCCGGCACCTCCTGTTCCAATCTCTTCGTTCATCCTTATTACCTGTGCAAGATTTAGTGCTGCCCTCTTCTTACCCATGCTCCTCTCCCATCTCCTCATTCTTCTTGCAAGAAATCTTATCCCATTTACACCAAACATAGGAATGGGGATTTTTGTCATTCTGTTGCAGTTAAGCAGTATTGATTTGCGTATTGTCTCACTGTCAACATCTTTCTTATGGCTTACATCTGTTATGTGATACATCCTGCCACTGGGGGGATAGGTACCCTTGGCAAACCGGACTGTTTTAAGTTCTTCGTATGTTAAAGTGCATTTCTCTACTACAACCGGATCAGAGACAGTGTATAGATCTCCCTCCTTGCCTATTACACATATATTGTGAGCGTTGAAATGAAACCTGTATTCTGCAGGAAAGTAAGGAAGATTGTAAACCCCCACTAACATACCAACAGGAGTACCTGAGAACAGAACCTTGTCCAAAGCGGCCATCGACTTCTCTTTATCCCGAAATTTATAGCGCTTCATCTTTATTCCTAGCAGGGACATCACTCTTGAAAATATAGCTCCGGGAAGAGGTCTGAATGAAGTGACAGCCATTCCGTGGAGCTTTATAAATGGCATATGGGCAAAAAATAGTCCGGAGCCCAGCCCAAAAACCATTGCCTCACTAATATTTATTCCGTAAAAACCCAGTAAGTTACTTACTACACCATTCTCACAATGTCCGGAGGGTTTGTGTTTAAAATCAAGTTGCATATTAATCAACGGTAACTAATTTTTCCAAATCCATTTTTAACACCTGAGCAATTATTTCTAATTTCTCTTTATCCAACTTATTAAAATGCCTCGGTTTACACCATCTTTTAATCTCCCTTTTTGTAAAACCTGTATAGGAGGCAAGTATCTCCGGTGTCATTAGATTTTTGTGTATATGATAGGCCAGCGGGCTTAATTTACCTGCTTTAACATTACTTTTAATAGCCTCAGCCTCCTCTTCAATAAGGCTCCATGCAAATTTTATCGCCTCATTTTTAGGCTCCCAGCCAACGCTTATTATCTGCTTGTATTCACCATTTTCATCAACAGCATAGCAGACATCTCTTACCTCTCCGCTCTTCTCCAGTATATTGCCATCCTGTGGAACCTCATTTATCTTCATAATCAGCAAACAGTTAAATAGACATAAGCGTATGAAAATCTGGCACTTTCCGGAACCATAACCAGTATTTTCTCTCCCCTCTTAAGCCTTCCGCTTTTGAGCAGTTCATCAATCATAAGGAAAGCCGATGCTGCCGCTACATTTCCGAGTTTAGGTAGATTTACAAACCACTTCTCCTCAGGAATAGGGAATCCCAGATTTGAGAGTTCATCAAAAATCTTCTTTCTAAAATACATAGAAGAGAGATGAGGCAGAAACCAGTCAATATCATCAGGTTTAAGATTCCTTTTAGCTGAGATATCCATAAGAAACTTTCCACCTAGCTTAACAATATTAGCTCCCAGCAGTTTTGTATCCTGTTTTAGAGAGAAAAGGGATCTCTCAGTCCACTCTCTTTCAGGATATCTGGTCCAGCCCAGAAGCGTATCTCCATCATACTGAGCTCCTGCATACATACAGGCAGGCATTGTGTTAGCATAAGATGTCAGCTCTACCCATTCAACTTTAAGAGAAAGCCCTTCAGTGGCCGGCTTGCTGTTAATAAGAAGAGCCGATGCTCCGTCTGAAAGCATAAATCTTAAGAAATCCTTCTCAAAGGCAATCATTGGATCCTCCATAAGCCTTGCCAGGCTCTCGTACTCGTCATTAAAGAAAGAGGCTCTCATCCAGGCAGAAAACCTTTCAGAAGCAACTGCCACCGCATTCTCTCTCTCTCCTGATGATACTGCCATTAGACAATACTTAAGAGCATGTATACCACTGCAGCAAGATCCCGCGAATGAGACAACCTCAATATCCTTTACTCCGCCCATCTGTCCATGTATCTGAACAGCATGAGATGGCATTATCATCTCCTGAGAAGCAGTTCCGGCAGCAAGGAGATCAATTGTATCTGCATCCACTCCATTGCCGTATAGCCCCTCTATAGCCTCAACAGCCATATCAAATGCAGAGTGGGTAACTCTCTGCTCTTTGTCAAGTGCGTAATATCTTGTTTTAATTTGATTATTTCGTAAAATGAGCTCTTTTGCTCTGGAAGGTTTGCCGCCAATCATTCCCAAATACTCCTCAATCTCATGATTTTCAACAGGAGAATTGGGCATGAAGGAGGATGTCTTAGTTATATAAACAGGGCGCATAATTTATTGGTTAGGTTTTAAAAAAAGAATATTGCTCTTTATAGTCTCATATGAACCTCTTCTGAGAGGCCAGGTGAGCTTAAAGAAGAGCGAACCAAAGGGTGAGATGGCAAATATAAGAGTTAGTAAATACCACTTAAAAATTTTAAGTCTGGCAGCTCTTGCAGGATCTCCATAACTGCCCTTCTTGAGGACCCATCTTGCCCAGGCTCCCCATATTTTGTTACCGTTATTTTCAATAAAGTAGATATTTGGATTGAATTTTAATCCACCTTTATTAACAATTGACCTCTGCATCTCCTGAAAATCTTTAGTTTTCAGGGCCAGGCAGATATCCTCAGATATATTGGAAAGAGAGGCTATGTCTGCATCAGAAACACCGGCAGCCGGAAGAAATCTTGTTGCCTCCTTTTTGTTCCCGATAAGCCATCTGAATATTGTTAGAACACTCACAAGATTATTATGTTTGTCCTCAAGTGCTATGTGGCCGGAGAGTCTGGCACCCGAGCCGGCCAGGCTTTCTCTTATACTTTTAATAGCAGAAACCCACATGTTTCTTGTTCCCCCGACAGCTATAACATCTCTTCCCCTTAGATAGGCTTTAGTCTCCTCTAATCTCAGAAAAGAAGCGACAGGGATTGACGGTGCAAGAAACCAGGGCTGGTAACCTAGAACAACAAGGTCAGCATCCAGAATATCTGAAAAATCCATCGGAATAAGAGGAAAGGGAACTTCTGCTCTGGACTCGGGAAAGATGTCATAAAATTTCTCAGATGTCCATGGAAAATCGAATGGCTCAACAGGGACTATTTTTTTATAAACCAACTGGCATCCCATCATTTCCAGTGGTGAGAGAAGCGAACTAAGAATCTCAAAAAGCTGTCCTGTTTGAGTATAATAAAAAACTGCTATTTTGTATTTTCTCTCCATAAGTCAGGGTTTGAACATATTAGAGGCAAATCTGCTGTTTGTTGAGACTCCTCTGAATCTATAAATTGTTACATCATCATTTTTCTCATATAGGTGCAGCTCCTCAATTGAGTAGTCTGCAACAGACAGCCTGAGCTCAATTCTCTTATAAGGGTTGTTCTTTGATTTTGTTTTAGGCTCTATTACCAGAGAGTGGCTACCCTCTCCATCAATATAAACAACTCCATAAGAGTCAGGTATTGAAGATATATCACCACCCATACAGGCCTCCATAACTTTGGCTAAATCAGACAAAGCTTTCTGTTTGTCAAGAGAAAATGAGGTGGTTCCACTTTTAGACAAAATATGGATATTTGACGATGTCATAATAATTGACATCATCTTTGGAGAAGTATAGTCAAACCGGACATTCCCCGGTTTACTGAAGAAGAAATTACCTGAAGACTTAACTTTCTGATTAAGAACTTTAATCTCTTTCTCTTGCTCAAATGTTCCGGAGACTGTTTTAATTGATGCTGTATGACGGGCCATTGCAGAGAAGAACCTCTCGCCTGATTCGGGAGAGAACGAGCAGATAAAGAGATATAATATCAGTAACCCGGTAATCTTTTTCATACGCAATTAACTACAAATATAAAGAAAAAAGGGGTACTATCTAACATCTAAAAATTTAACAGCCTTTCTGCTCTGCAATGGCATTATGGCTTTTGAAAGAAGCTCCACAGGTTCAAAACTAATCTCCGGAGCAACTCTTATTCTTGCTCTGAAATGCTCTTTAATTCTGCGCTCAAATGAGTCAGTTGGGGTCTCTGTTCCTATCTTTATAAGTATTGAGTCTGTTCCAAGTGAATTTGTATAAACCTGAACCTGATAATTAATTATTCCGTCAATATTGTCAAGAATGTCATAAAGAGCAGAAGGATATAGTGTTGTCCCTTTATATTTAATCATCTGACCTTTTCTTCCCAAAATTGGGCTAAGTCTGGTGCTGTTTCTGCCACAACTGCATTGTTTATTAAATGCCCGGCAAAGATCTCCGGTTTTAAATCTTATCAAAGGCATCCCCTCTACGCCCAGAGTTGTGACTACCAACTCTCCTATCTCTCCTTCCTGTACCGGCATTTCATTTTCATCAAGTATCTCAATAATAATAAGATCTGGCTGATGGTGAGCGCCGCATAAATGTTCACACTCTGTAAAAGAGCTTTGCATTTCAGTTGATGCATAAGTTGAGTGAAGAGAGAGATTTGGCCAAAGTTGTTTAATCTTTCTGGTCAGAGTGTTATCTGACAGATCAATATCCCTTAGTGGCTCTCCAATACAGATCGCTCTTTTAAGAGATGCATCTCTGCACTCAATGCCATTCTTTGCAGCATATTCAGCTAACTTTATCAGAAAAGAGGGGACCACAATGCAGGACTCTGGTTTAACACTAAGAATCGAGCTCCATTGGAGTTCCGGTATTCCGTTTCCAACCCTTACTATTCCGGAACCAAGCGACCTTGCACCCAAAAAATAGGCGAGTCCAGCCATAAACCGTCTGTCAAGAGTGGTCATTATCTGTAACACCTCATTACTCTTCAGTCCTGCAGTTGTAAATGAGACCATTTCATTATATGCCAGCCTGTCCAGATCGCTCTCTGTAAGCATAAATGTAACCGGCTCCCCAAGCGTTCCTGAAGTTGTTACATAATCGATAACCCTCTCCCTTGGAACACAAAGAAACATTTCATTATGCATCTGCAGGTCCTGTTTATCTGTAGTAGGGAGCAGTGAGAGGTCTGATATGGATTTAATTTTTAAAGGGTCTACTCCGCAATTTTTAAAAAGATTGATGTAGTAGGGTGAACTGGATGCAACATTTGCCAGAGTCTCCTGTAACGAGCTAATCTGAAATTCTGCGATCTCCTCACGGGACTTGAATTGTATTTGAGGATCTCTTTTCATGTTATTTTAATTTTTCAAGTTTATTTATAATGTATCTCCTTGTCTCTTCAGACGGGAGCTTCATCTCAAGTGCTTTACTGAACATTGCTGAGGCTGAACTATAATCTCCTGAAGAGAGAAAATTCTCCCCCAAATTAGTATATGTCTGA
It includes:
- a CDS encoding ABC transporter ATP-binding protein, with the translated sequence MPEKHAIFTEGLIKKYKGKTNPTLDGLNLKILKGSLYGLLAPNGAGKTTTIDILCGLKRFDSGRVLVDGLSVPAELSEIKKIIGLVPQEIALFPMLTGKENLRIIGGMYGVEGKILNDRVDELLERFGLENSADRPLSQYSGGMKRRINLLAGLLHTPKILILDEPTVGVDAQSRNLILEELIRINREGTTVLFISHYLEEAECICDTVGLIDGGKIVLEGNPAELGKSNPECKNLEALYFKLTGKQMRDTYE
- a CDS encoding BtrH N-terminal domain-containing protein, coding for MQLDFKHKPSGHCENGVVSNLLGFYGINISEAMVFGLGSGLFFAHMPFIKLHGMAVTSFRPLPGAIFSRVMSLLGIKMKRYKFRDKEKSMAALDKVLFSGTPVGMLVGVYNLPYFPAEYRFHFNAHNICVIGKEGDLYTVSDPVVVEKCTLTYEELKTVRFAKGTYPPSGRMYHITDVSHKKDVDSETIRKSILLNCNRMTKIPIPMFGVNGIRFLARRMRRWERSMGKKRAALNLAQVIRMNEEIGTGGAGFRFIYAAFLQEAASVMNKPELRHYSEEMTAAGDLWRDFSYNAARMFKKRDGDTMTYNLLADKLMNIADKEESIFRGLEKLMKNA
- a CDS encoding beta-ketoacyl-ACP synthase III is translated as MRPVYITKTSSFMPNSPVENHEIEEYLGMIGGKPSRAKELILRNNQIKTRYYALDKEQRVTHSAFDMAVEAIEGLYGNGVDADTIDLLAAGTASQEMIMPSHAVQIHGQMGGVKDIEVVSFAGSCCSGIHALKYCLMAVSSGERENAVAVASERFSAWMRASFFNDEYESLARLMEDPMIAFEKDFLRFMLSDGASALLINSKPATEGLSLKVEWVELTSYANTMPACMYAGAQYDGDTLLGWTRYPEREWTERSLFSLKQDTKLLGANIVKLGGKFLMDISAKRNLKPDDIDWFLPHLSSMYFRKKIFDELSNLGFPIPEEKWFVNLPKLGNVAAASAFLMIDELLKSGRLKRGEKILVMVPESARFSYAYVYLTVC
- a CDS encoding outer membrane lipoprotein carrier protein LolA → MKKITGLLILYLFICSFSPESGERFFSAMARHTASIKTVSGTFEQEKEIKVLNQKVKSSGNFFFSKPGNVRFDYTSPKMMSIIMTSSNIHILSKSGTTSFSLDKQKALSDLAKVMEACMGGDISSIPDSYGVVYIDGEGSHSLVIEPKTKSKNNPYKRIELRLSVADYSIEELHLYEKNDDVTIYRFRGVSTNSRFASNMFKP
- a CDS encoding AMP-binding protein, whose product is MKRDPQIQFKSREEIAEFQISSLQETLANVASSSPYYINLFKNCGVDPLKIKSISDLSLLPTTDKQDLQMHNEMFLCVPRERVIDYVTTSGTLGEPVTFMLTESDLDRLAYNEMVSFTTAGLKSNEVLQIMTTLDRRFMAGLAYFLGARSLGSGIVRVGNGIPELQWSSILSVKPESCIVVPSFLIKLAEYAAKNGIECRDASLKRAICIGEPLRDIDLSDNTLTRKIKQLWPNLSLHSTYASTEMQSSFTECEHLCGAHHQPDLIIIEILDENEMPVQEGEIGELVVTTLGVEGMPLIRFKTGDLCRAFNKQCSCGRNSTRLSPILGRKGQMIKYKGTTLYPSALYDILDNIDGIINYQVQVYTNSLGTDSILIKIGTETPTDSFERRIKEHFRARIRVAPEISFEPVELLSKAIMPLQSRKAVKFLDVR